The Oryctolagus cuniculus chromosome 5, mOryCun1.1, whole genome shotgun sequence genome includes a region encoding these proteins:
- the OR11A1 gene encoding olfactory receptor 11A1, with protein sequence MERISPGNETIAEFVLLGFYDVPELHPLFFIVFTAVYAFIILGNMLIIVAVVSSQRLHTPMYFFLANLSFLEILYTSTVVPKMLQGFLQEAAISVAGCLLQFFTFGSLATVECFLLAVMAYDRYLAICYPLRYPLLMGPRWCLGLVVTTWLSGFMVDGLVVALMAQLRFCGSKYIDHFYCDFMPLVGLACSDPRVAQMTTFILSVICLTVPFGLILTSYAQIVVAVLRIPAGATRRKAFSTCSSHLTVVSTFYGTLMILYTAPSAVHSQVLSKVFALLYTVVTPIFNPMIYTLRNKEVHQALRRLLCTKQTETLDSRKIVKLLFGVSIPPLGSLPRLAGED encoded by the coding sequence ATGGAGAGGATCTCACCAGGAAATGAAACTATTGCAGAATTTGTTCTCCTTGGCTTCTATGATGTCCCTGAACTGCACCCCCTTTTCTTTATTGTGTTTACTGCTGTCTATGCCTTCATCATCCTAGGGAATATGCTGATCATTGTGGCTGTCGTCAGCTCACAGAGGCTCCACACACCTATGTATTTCTTTCTGGCTAATCTGTCCTTCTTGGAAATCCTCTACACCTCCACAGTGGTGCCAAAAATGCTGCAAGGATTCCTGCAAGAGGCAGCCATCTCTGTGGCTGGTTGTTTGCTCCAGTTCTTTACCTTTGGCTCTCTAGCCACAGTTGAGTGCTTCTTGCTAGCTGTCATGGCGTATGATCGGTATCTGGCAATCTGCTACCCACTTCGCTACCCACTCCTGATGGGACCCAGATGGTGCTTGGGCCTGGTGGTGACAACCTGGCTCTCTGGCTTCATGGTAGATGGACTGGTGGTAGCTCTGATGGCACAGCTGCGGTTCTGTGGCTCCAAGTACATTGACCACTTCTACTGTGACTTCATGCCCTTAGTGGGCCTAGCTTGCTCAGACCCCAGAGTGGCCCAGATGACAACATTCATTCTCTCTGTGATCTGCCTCACTGTGCCCTTTGGACTGATTTTGACATCATATGCTCAGATTGTGGTGGCTGTGCTGAGAATTCCTGCTGGGGCCACTAGGAGAAAGGCTTTCTCCACATGCTCCTCTCACCTCACTGTAGTGTCCACATTTTATGGGACCTTGATGATCTTGTACACTGCACCCTCTGCTGTCCACTCCCAGGTCCTCTCCAAGGTCTTTGCCCTGCTGTACACCGTTGTCACCCCAATCTTCAACCCCATGATCTACACTCTGAGGAACAAGGAGGTTCATCAGGCACTACGGAGGCTTCTCTGCACTAAGCAAACTGAAACTCTTGATTCAAGGAAGATAGTGAAGCTTTTATTTGGAGTTTCTATACCTCCATTGGGAAGTCTTCCAAGATTAGCTGGTGAAGACTAA